One region of Pseudomonas glycinae genomic DNA includes:
- a CDS encoding response regulator: protein MDNLGFGRVLLVEDDERLAALIAHFLEQHGYEVRTVHRGDLAVAAFLEFKPKVVVLDLMLPGQSGLHVCREIRSVSDTPIVILTAKEDDLDHILGLESGADDYVIKPIKPPVLLARLRALQRRQVPDSGVVSSLEFGNLVIDRSCREVRLAGELIELTTMEFELLWLLASAAGKILSRDDILNRMRGIAFDGLNRSVDVYISKLRNKLKDNPREPVCIKTVWGKGYLFNPFAWEL from the coding sequence ATGGATAACCTGGGTTTTGGCAGAGTCCTGCTGGTGGAAGACGATGAGCGGCTGGCCGCACTGATCGCCCACTTTCTCGAACAACACGGCTACGAGGTACGCACGGTGCATCGCGGCGACCTGGCCGTGGCCGCGTTTCTCGAATTCAAGCCCAAAGTGGTGGTGCTCGACCTGATGCTGCCGGGGCAGAGCGGCCTGCACGTCTGCCGGGAAATCCGCAGCGTGTCGGACACGCCGATTGTTATTCTGACGGCCAAGGAAGATGACCTCGACCATATTCTGGGCCTGGAGTCCGGGGCCGACGACTACGTGATCAAACCGATCAAGCCGCCTGTTCTGCTCGCACGCCTGCGGGCCCTGCAACGCCGGCAGGTGCCGGACAGCGGTGTGGTCAGCTCGCTGGAATTCGGCAATCTGGTCATCGACCGCAGTTGCCGCGAAGTGCGTCTGGCGGGCGAGCTGATCGAACTGACCACCATGGAATTCGAACTGCTGTGGCTGCTGGCCAGCGCTGCCGGCAAGATCCTGTCGCGCGATGACATTCTCAACCGCATGCGCGGCATCGCGTTCGATGGCCTCAACCGCAGCGTCGACGTGTACATCAGCAAGTTGCGCAACAAACTCAAGGACAACCCTCGCGAACCGGTGTGCATCAAGACCGTGTGGGGCAAGGGTTACCTGTTCAATCCGTTCGCGTGGGAGTTGTAG
- a CDS encoding tRNA-(ms[2]io[6]A)-hydroxylase translates to MILPEIHEFLGCRTPDAWVQAALADQETLLIDHKNCEFKAASTALSLIAKYHSHVDLINMMSRLAREELVHHEQVMRIMKRRKIELRQLHAGRYASSLRKVVRSHEPVKLVDTLVVGAFIEARSCERFEALVPHLDEELGKFYFGLLKSEARHFQGYLKLAYQYGDAKDIAQVIERVRAAEQDLIESPDEEFRFHSGVPVAA, encoded by the coding sequence ATGATCCTTCCCGAAATCCACGAATTCCTTGGTTGCCGCACGCCTGACGCCTGGGTCCAGGCCGCGCTGGCCGATCAGGAAACCCTGCTGATCGACCACAAGAACTGCGAGTTCAAGGCCGCCAGCACCGCGTTGAGCCTGATCGCCAAGTACCATTCCCACGTCGATCTGATCAACATGATGTCGCGTCTGGCCCGGGAAGAGCTGGTGCACCACGAGCAGGTGATGCGCATCATGAAGCGACGCAAGATCGAACTGCGCCAGCTCCACGCCGGCCGTTATGCCTCGAGCCTGCGCAAAGTGGTGCGCAGCCATGAACCGGTGAAACTGGTCGACACCCTGGTGGTCGGCGCCTTTATCGAAGCGCGCAGTTGCGAGCGGTTCGAAGCGCTGGTGCCGCATCTGGACGAAGAACTCGGCAAGTTCTACTTCGGCCTGCTGAAAAGCGAGGCCCGGCATTTCCAGGGTTACCTGAAACTGGCCTACCAGTACGGTGACGCCAAGGACATCGCCCAGGTGATCGAGAGAGTCCGCGCCGCCGAGCAGGACCTGATCGAGTCGCCGGACGAGGAATTCCGTTTCCACAGCGGCGTACCTGTCGCGGCCTGA
- a CDS encoding universal stress protein has product MQAIRSILVVIEPEHAESLALKRAKLIAGVTQAHLHLLVCDKKHDHAGMLSVLKAALLADGYSVTTEQAWNESLHETIIDVQQAEGCGLVIKQHFPDSPLKKALLTPADWKLLRHCPTPVLLVKTAGSWKDKVILAAVDVGNADGEHRHLHTTIIDHGFDIASLAKGHLHVITAHPSPMLSAADPTFQLKETIEARYREQCRAFQAEFDIDDEHLHVEEGPADVLIPFMAHKLQAAVTVIGTVARSGVSGALIGNTAEQVLDQLESDVLVLKPQEVEDHLVELAVKH; this is encoded by the coding sequence ATGCAAGCCATTCGCAGCATTCTGGTGGTCATCGAACCCGAACACGCGGAAAGCCTGGCGCTCAAGCGCGCCAAACTGATCGCCGGGGTGACCCAGGCCCATCTGCACCTGCTGGTCTGCGACAAGAAGCACGATCACGCCGGCATGCTCAGCGTGCTCAAGGCCGCGCTGCTGGCGGACGGCTACAGCGTCACCACCGAACAGGCGTGGAACGAGAGCCTGCACGAAACCATCATCGATGTGCAGCAGGCTGAAGGCTGCGGGCTGGTGATCAAGCAGCACTTCCCCGACAGCCCGTTGAAAAAGGCCCTGCTGACCCCGGCGGACTGGAAACTGCTGCGCCACTGCCCTACTCCGGTGCTGCTGGTGAAGACCGCCGGTTCGTGGAAGGACAAGGTGATTCTGGCAGCGGTCGACGTGGGCAATGCCGACGGCGAACACCGTCATCTGCACACCACGATCATCGACCATGGGTTCGACATTGCCAGCCTGGCCAAGGGGCATCTGCATGTGATTACCGCTCATCCGTCGCCGATGCTGTCGGCGGCCGACCCGACGTTCCAGCTTAAGGAAACCATCGAGGCGCGCTATCGCGAGCAATGCCGGGCGTTTCAGGCTGAGTTCGACATCGATGACGAGCATTTGCATGTCGAGGAAGGCCCGGCGGACGTGTTGATTCCGTTCATGGCGCACAAGCTGCAGGCGGCTGTGACGGTGATCGGTACCGTGGCGCGCAGTGGCGTATCCGGTGCCTTGATCGGCAACACGGCAGAGCAGGTGCTGGATCAATTGGAGAGTGATGTGCTGGTGCTCAAACCGCAGGAGGTTGAAGACCATTTGGTGGAGTTGGCGGTGAAGCATTAA
- a CDS encoding DUF1289 domain-containing protein encodes MPNQTIKTPCVGLCSTVYGDLVCRGCKRFHHEVIHWNGYNEEEKRAVWLRLEQLLSQVMASKVEVFDPARLRLQLEQRKIRFVPHQSEYCWAYQLIARGARVIINLEAYGMVLLPEFRDWNLPELRDAIDREFFLLSEAHYQRYIAPGFLKDALGD; translated from the coding sequence ATGCCCAATCAGACCATCAAGACCCCCTGCGTCGGCCTCTGCTCCACCGTTTACGGTGATCTGGTGTGCCGTGGCTGCAAGCGTTTCCACCACGAAGTGATCCATTGGAACGGTTACAACGAGGAAGAAAAGCGTGCGGTGTGGCTGCGTCTTGAGCAATTGCTGTCACAAGTGATGGCGAGCAAGGTCGAGGTCTTCGACCCGGCGCGCCTGCGTCTGCAACTGGAACAGCGCAAGATCCGCTTCGTGCCGCATCAGTCGGAATATTGCTGGGCGTATCAGCTGATCGCCCGGGGCGCGCGGGTGATCATTAATCTGGAAGCCTACGGAATGGTATTGCTGCCGGAGTTTCGCGACTGGAACCTGCCGGAACTGCGCGATGCCATTGATCGGGAATTTTTCCTGCTATCGGAAGCGCACTATCAGCGCTACATCGCGCCCGGTTTCCTCAAGGACGCCCTCGGCGACTGA